The following proteins are co-located in the Rippkaea orientalis PCC 8801 genome:
- a CDS encoding PAM68 family protein, whose protein sequence is MASKSSPDPLPFEPRQKKKKAPKSETTPLKSVKSSPKEPKKARQEASLSAIPDSVSRRMVRRMALFSGIPTGLGMSSFFVFYWIVSHEWLEIPTAAVGAVSLGLFGLGVLGLSYGIFSSSWDEHRVGGWWGWQEFTSNFGRTINAWRSARQEAKKN, encoded by the coding sequence ATGGCTTCTAAATCTTCTCCAGACCCTTTGCCCTTTGAACCGCGTCAAAAAAAGAAAAAAGCCCCTAAATCCGAGACGACTCCGCTAAAATCCGTTAAATCTTCACCCAAAGAACCCAAAAAAGCCCGACAAGAGGCTAGTCTGAGTGCCATTCCCGATAGTGTCAGTCGGCGGATGGTGCGGCGGATGGCTTTATTTTCTGGCATTCCCACGGGTTTGGGGATGTCCTCCTTTTTTGTCTTCTATTGGATTGTCAGTCACGAATGGCTGGAAATTCCGACAGCGGCGGTTGGTGCGGTAAGCTTAGGGCTGTTTGGCTTAGGGGTTTTAGGCTTAAGCTACGGCATTTTTTCTTCCTCTTGGGACGAACATCGTGTCGGGGGTTGGTGGGGATGGCAAGAGTTTACGAGTAATTTTGGCCGCACCATCAACGCTTGGCGCAGTGCTAGACAAGAAGCGAAAAAAAATTAG
- a CDS encoding NIL domain-containing protein yields the protein MKKRVTLTFPKRTVHMPVTYRLAKDFNIAANIIRAQVAPNQVGKLVLELLGDIDAIEASIEWMRSQEIGVSLASREITIDDQKCVDCGLCTGVCPTQALTLDPQSFRLMFRRSQCVVCEQCIPACPVQAIATNF from the coding sequence ATGAAAAAACGAGTCACTTTAACCTTTCCAAAACGAACTGTTCATATGCCAGTTACTTATCGATTGGCAAAAGATTTTAACATTGCCGCTAATATTATCCGCGCTCAAGTTGCACCTAATCAAGTGGGTAAATTAGTTCTAGAATTATTGGGAGATATTGATGCCATTGAAGCGTCCATAGAATGGATGCGATCGCAAGAAATTGGAGTCTCTTTAGCCAGTCGAGAAATTACCATTGATGATCAAAAATGTGTAGACTGTGGGTTATGTACGGGAGTGTGTCCGACCCAAGCACTGACCCTCGATCCTCAGAGTTTTCGTCTGATGTTCAGGCGATCGCAATGTGTCGTTTGTGAGCAATGTATCCCCGCTTGTCCCGTTCAAGCCATCGCTACGAATTTTTAG
- a CDS encoding ABC transporter ATP-binding protein, which produces MGKVVFQNLFKSFPQRGAGSNKPPINVLEDIDFEIKDQELMVLVGPSGCGKSTLLRLIAGLETVTSGQIWVGNREVTHLPPKERDIAMVFQNYALYPHLTVYDNLAFGLRRVNQLSAKQSPSSLPSWVEKPLVTLTKPLPKNLQYLSIEEQNIQKKVQEVAQKLQIETLLPRLPKQLSGGQKQRVALGRAITRNPQVFLMDEPMSNLDAKLRAETRSQIVQLQKDLKITTIYVTHDQVEAMTMGTRITVMNQGKIQQIAPPLELYNRPANCFVAEFIGSPTINFLTVKVRTPLQLIHPKFSLVLPEKWEPYLKDYDQQYVQLGIRPEHLMVSTQSSEAIQIKVNFVENLGNESYIFGQLSNDEQSHLTVRLSSDEWLRIDQNNFWLSFNKEKIHLFDPKTEQSIWPVPKIIEN; this is translated from the coding sequence ATGGGTAAAGTCGTCTTTCAAAATCTCTTTAAAAGTTTTCCCCAACGGGGTGCAGGGTCAAACAAGCCTCCTATCAACGTTTTAGAGGATATTGACTTTGAAATCAAAGATCAGGAATTAATGGTCTTAGTCGGTCCTTCGGGGTGTGGAAAAAGTACCCTCTTACGACTGATTGCTGGACTAGAAACGGTCACATCAGGGCAAATTTGGGTGGGAAATAGAGAAGTTACTCATCTTCCTCCTAAAGAAAGGGATATTGCTATGGTTTTCCAAAATTATGCCCTTTATCCCCACTTAACCGTTTACGATAACCTCGCTTTTGGGTTGCGTCGCGTCAATCAATTATCAGCCAAACAATCTCCCTCATCCCTTCCTTCTTGGGTAGAAAAACCCTTAGTCACCCTAACAAAACCTTTGCCAAAAAATCTACAGTATCTATCAATTGAAGAACAAAATATTCAAAAAAAAGTGCAAGAAGTTGCCCAAAAATTGCAAATTGAAACGTTGTTACCTCGCTTACCCAAACAGTTATCCGGGGGACAAAAACAACGGGTTGCGTTAGGACGCGCAATTACCCGTAACCCGCAAGTTTTTCTAATGGATGAACCTATGTCTAACTTAGATGCTAAACTTCGGGCAGAAACGCGATCGCAAATTGTTCAACTGCAAAAAGACTTAAAAATTACAACAATTTACGTCACCCATGATCAAGTTGAAGCAATGACGATGGGAACTCGAATTACTGTCATGAATCAGGGAAAAATTCAACAAATTGCACCTCCTTTAGAATTATATAACCGTCCTGCTAATTGTTTTGTTGCTGAATTTATTGGCTCACCTACCATCAATTTTTTAACCGTCAAAGTCCGAACCCCTTTACAACTCATCCACCCTAAATTTTCTCTTGTCTTACCTGAAAAATGGGAACCTTATTTAAAAGATTACGATCAACAATATGTCCAGTTAGGAATACGACCAGAACATTTAATGGTTAGTACACAATCTTCTGAAGCTATCCAGATCAAAGTCAATTTTGTTGAAAATTTAGGCAATGAAAGCTATATTTTTGGACAATTATCTAATGATGAACAGTCTCACCTTACAGTTCGCCTATCTTCTGATGAATGGTTAAGAATTGATCAAAATAATTTTTGGTTATCTTTCAATAAAGAAAAAATTCATCTCTTTGATCCTAAAACCGAACAATCTATCTGGCCAGTCCCTAAAATCATAGAAAATTAA
- the rpsO gene encoding 30S ribosomal protein S15 codes for MSLSATQKQEVITSYQVHETDTGSADLQVALLTTRISQLTGHLQQNPKDHASRRGLLKMIGRRRRLLSYINSKDSQRYQDLIKRLGIRR; via the coding sequence ATGAGTTTGAGCGCGACCCAAAAACAAGAAGTGATTACCAGTTACCAAGTCCATGAAACCGATACCGGATCGGCTGATTTACAGGTAGCTTTACTGACAACACGGATTAGTCAGTTAACAGGACATCTCCAACAAAATCCTAAAGACCACGCTTCTCGGCGCGGACTTCTAAAAATGATTGGTCGTCGTAGACGGTTACTTTCCTACATCAACAGCAAAGACTCACAACGCTATCAAGACCTGATTAAACGCCTTGGCATTCGCCGTTAA
- the aroF gene encoding 3-deoxy-7-phosphoheptulonate synthase — MIIVMKPDSPESEIENIIGEVKQWQLTPEKIQGTTQVVIGLVGDTATMEISRIQELSPWIQEVLRVGKPFKRASLEFRHGHYSEVVVNTPNGPVPFGKNHPVVVVAGPCSVENEEMIIETAKRVKAAGAHFLRGGAYKPRTSPYAFQGHGESALELLAAARAATGLGIITEVMDTADLEKVAEVADVIQVGARNMQNFSLLKKVGAQDKPVLLKRGMAATIDDWLMAAEYILASGNNNVILCERGIRTFDQKYTRNTLDLSVIPVLRDLTHLPMMIDASHGTGKSDYVPSMSIAALAAGADSLMIEVHPNPAKALSDGPQSLTPEKFDRLMQELSVIGKTVGRWSQPAVALA, encoded by the coding sequence ATGATCATTGTAATGAAACCTGATTCTCCAGAATCGGAAATCGAGAACATTATTGGAGAAGTTAAACAATGGCAATTGACTCCCGAAAAAATTCAAGGGACAACTCAAGTTGTCATTGGGTTGGTGGGGGATACGGCGACGATGGAAATATCCCGCATTCAAGAATTGAGTCCTTGGATTCAAGAGGTGTTACGGGTCGGAAAACCCTTCAAACGCGCTAGTCTGGAATTTCGTCACGGTCATTACAGTGAAGTGGTGGTCAACACCCCCAATGGACCTGTTCCCTTTGGCAAAAATCATCCGGTCGTGGTCGTAGCGGGTCCTTGTTCGGTGGAAAATGAAGAAATGATCATCGAAACCGCTAAGCGAGTTAAGGCGGCTGGAGCCCATTTTCTACGGGGTGGAGCCTATAAACCGCGTACCTCTCCCTATGCTTTCCAAGGCCACGGCGAAAGTGCTTTAGAATTGTTGGCTGCCGCACGAGCAGCCACTGGGTTAGGGATTATCACAGAAGTCATGGACACGGCTGATTTAGAGAAGGTGGCTGAAGTGGCTGATGTGATTCAAGTTGGCGCAAGAAATATGCAGAATTTCTCCCTACTCAAAAAAGTGGGAGCCCAGGATAAACCTGTTTTGCTTAAACGGGGAATGGCCGCGACTATCGATGATTGGTTAATGGCAGCCGAATACATTTTAGCGTCAGGTAACAATAACGTTATTCTCTGTGAGCGCGGGATTCGGACGTTTGATCAAAAATATACCCGTAATACCTTGGATTTATCGGTGATTCCGGTTTTACGCGATTTAACCCATTTACCGATGATGATTGATGCTAGTCATGGAACCGGAAAGTCAGATTATGTGCCTTCTATGTCCATTGCAGCACTGGCGGCGGGAGCAGATTCGTTGATGATTGAAGTTCATCCGAACCCGGCTAAGGCACTCTCGGATGGTCCTCAGTCCTTGACTCCTGAAAAGTTTGACCGTCTGATGCAGGAGTTATCGGTCATTGGTAAAACGGTGGGACGCTGGAGTCAACCAGCCGTGGCGTTGGCTTAA
- a CDS encoding serine/threonine phosphatase → MLICPQCHAENPNNSEMCQHCGTSLTHQSCPQCHREAPLDVASCPGCGALIGTTWQVIIAQILSNSEKESSSQATQDIEENLTPECVTLYGDYLDPGQRYRLLARNEETSLYAINNAPFRQCYQGQVLDCQPLQKSVLEVLFADSSQLFAETLDLMASSPEELPLSPWQQMGIPNLASPYFTLKDFSPTIPKVHDAWLEEDREVILLPNRSEWQKLSDLLIHQPLPTLQRIYWLNEILTLWKALSAVHCCQSLLIDHNLRVDEDQSLGLQQLYQDSPENPPSLQDLGKLWQQWLTQSQYCFPEGLIGLVDQLATGKLDNLAQLRLELQDLAEAQQNEPEAEPKAKADAVLEFSETFPEFEEFQGEPIEDSLEDSLLHSEPLDNTGELATDVLPMEVLSVSECGMTDRGRVRPHNEDYFQMKSQIQTEYNNHGKKVCHRGLYIVCDGMGGHAAGEVASKMAVESLKQFFAQHWKDQFPNHETLLKGILLANQTLYQVNQDNSTAGSGRMGTTLVMALVENTKVAIAHVGDSRAYRITRQGGLEQLTVDHEVGQKAIQHGVEPEIAYARPDAYQLTQALGPHDNSCIQPDIRFLDVQEDTLFLLCSDGLSDHDLVENHWETYLSPLLSSKNNIDPGLNKLMTFANRHNGHDNITGILLRIKVQPQISLENW, encoded by the coding sequence ATGCTGATTTGTCCCCAATGTCATGCAGAAAACCCTAACAATTCTGAGATGTGTCAACACTGTGGAACCTCGTTGACTCATCAGTCTTGTCCTCAGTGTCATCGGGAAGCACCCTTAGATGTAGCGAGTTGTCCAGGGTGTGGAGCTTTAATTGGCACAACTTGGCAGGTTATCATAGCACAAATTCTCTCCAATTCAGAAAAGGAATCCTCAAGCCAAGCCACTCAAGACATTGAGGAGAACCTAACCCCTGAATGCGTCACCCTGTATGGAGATTATCTAGATCCCGGACAACGCTATCGACTCCTAGCCAGAAACGAGGAAACATCCCTATACGCGATCAACAATGCTCCTTTTAGGCAATGTTATCAAGGACAAGTCCTCGATTGTCAACCGTTACAAAAATCGGTATTAGAGGTCTTATTCGCTGATTCCTCCCAACTGTTTGCAGAAACTCTCGATTTGATGGCATCTTCTCCAGAAGAGTTACCCCTTTCCCCGTGGCAACAGATGGGAATACCTAACTTAGCGAGTCCCTATTTTACCCTCAAAGATTTCTCCCCCACCATTCCGAAAGTTCATGATGCTTGGCTCGAAGAAGATCGAGAGGTTATTCTATTACCCAATCGCAGTGAGTGGCAAAAGTTATCAGACTTGCTGATTCATCAACCCTTGCCAACCCTTCAAAGAATTTATTGGCTCAATGAAATCCTCACCCTTTGGAAAGCTCTATCGGCGGTTCACTGTTGTCAAAGCCTATTGATTGACCATAACCTCCGGGTCGATGAAGACCAAAGTTTAGGACTACAACAATTGTATCAAGACTCCCCAGAAAATCCCCCCTCTCTACAGGATTTAGGCAAATTATGGCAGCAGTGGTTAACGCAATCCCAGTATTGTTTCCCCGAAGGCTTAATCGGCTTAGTTGACCAATTAGCCACGGGAAAACTGGATAATTTAGCTCAATTGCGACTGGAATTACAAGACTTAGCCGAAGCACAACAGAATGAACCCGAAGCAGAACCCAAAGCCAAAGCTGATGCTGTTTTAGAGTTTTCCGAAACCTTCCCCGAATTTGAAGAGTTTCAGGGAGAACCCATTGAGGATAGCTTGGAGGATTCTCTGCTCCATAGTGAACCCTTAGACAACACTGGCGAGTTAGCCACTGATGTCCTACCGATGGAAGTGCTCAGTGTCAGCGAGTGTGGTATGACCGATCGCGGACGAGTGCGACCCCATAATGAAGATTACTTCCAAATGAAAAGTCAGATCCAGACTGAGTATAATAACCATGGTAAAAAAGTTTGCCATCGCGGGTTATACATCGTTTGTGACGGAATGGGGGGTCATGCCGCCGGAGAAGTAGCCAGTAAAATGGCTGTTGAATCCTTAAAGCAATTCTTTGCTCAACATTGGAAGGACCAATTTCCTAACCATGAGACGCTGTTAAAGGGGATTTTATTGGCTAATCAGACCCTTTATCAAGTGAATCAGGATAATTCCACCGCCGGCAGTGGCCGCATGGGAACAACACTGGTGATGGCGTTAGTAGAAAATACTAAAGTGGCGATCGCTCATGTCGGAGATAGTCGTGCTTATCGCATCACTCGTCAAGGGGGACTCGAACAGTTAACCGTCGATCATGAAGTGGGACAAAAAGCCATTCAACACGGTGTTGAACCAGAAATTGCCTATGCTCGACCCGATGCCTATCAATTAACCCAAGCTCTCGGTCCCCACGATAATAGTTGTATACAACCCGATATCCGTTTTTTAGACGTTCAAGAAGATACTCTATTCTTACTCTGTTCCGATGGCTTATCGGATCACGATCTCGTGGAAAATCACTGGGAAACCTATTTATCGCCTTTATTGAGTTCTAAAAACAATATTGACCCCGGATTGAACAAGTTGATGACCTTTGCCAATCGTCATAACGGTCATGATAATATTACGGGGATTTTACTCCGAATTAAGGTTCAACCTCAGATCTCCCTAGAAAATTGGTAA
- a CDS encoding DUF3285 domain-containing protein, with amino-acid sequence MSNLPPSTQTPETPSEPPPSYVKLAMRNMVRKKGTSLKHFFVTTVGLLTFLIGISYLTR; translated from the coding sequence ATGAGCAATTTACCGCCATCTACTCAGACCCCAGAGACTCCATCCGAACCACCACCGAGTTATGTTAAACTCGCCATGCGTAACATGGTTCGGAAAAAGGGAACTTCCCTTAAGCATTTTTTCGTAACCACCGTAGGATTACTTACTTTTCTTATTGGCATTTCTTATTTAACCCGTTAG
- a CDS encoding SGNH/GDSL hydrolase family protein produces the protein MNQFKQLGLNLLLGLGGVIFALGIGEIALRIVGISYPSFYRVDEYRGHALIPGISGWWTHEGKGWVQVNQDGLRDGEHTQNKPPNTLRIAVLGDSFAEAIQVNQEDTFWSLIERELPQCQGINQQKVEVINFGVGDYGTAQELMTLKHRIWQYSPDLIILSIFTGNDIINNSKTLSPPDRFSPFLIEKNGKFVMDFSFKDTETYQWRNSLPRKVIFSIINNSRLLQVINEARIAFKNRRALLGNQGQNNDKIDIVNYLDLTPELYLETANQDWQQAWKITEELVKLIQQETEEKGAKFLAVTLSNPAQVYPNPSQRKQYLAQARITDEFYPDKRIKQLGEKESFEVLNLAPQFQAYADKNKTFLHGFENTVLGSGHWNEKGHQLAGELITKKVCETF, from the coding sequence ATGAATCAATTTAAACAACTGGGATTAAACCTTTTATTAGGATTAGGAGGAGTTATCTTTGCATTAGGAATAGGAGAAATTGCATTAAGAATTGTCGGCATTTCTTACCCAAGTTTCTATCGAGTGGATGAATACCGAGGACACGCATTAATTCCAGGGATATCAGGTTGGTGGACTCATGAAGGAAAGGGATGGGTTCAGGTTAATCAAGATGGATTAAGGGATGGAGAACATACCCAAAATAAGCCTCCTAATACTTTGAGAATTGCTGTCTTAGGAGACTCATTTGCTGAGGCCATTCAAGTCAATCAAGAAGACACTTTTTGGTCATTGATTGAAAGAGAATTACCCCAATGTCAAGGGATTAATCAACAAAAAGTAGAAGTGATTAATTTTGGTGTCGGAGATTACGGAACTGCCCAAGAATTAATGACTTTAAAACATCGGATTTGGCAGTATTCTCCTGATTTAATCATTTTGTCTATCTTTACAGGAAATGATATTATTAATAATTCAAAAACCTTGAGTCCTCCTGATAGATTTAGTCCTTTTTTAATAGAAAAAAACGGTAAATTTGTCATGGATTTCTCTTTTAAAGACACAGAAACCTATCAATGGCGTAATAGTTTACCCAGAAAAGTCATTTTTTCTATTATTAATAATTCTCGGCTTCTTCAAGTGATTAATGAAGCAAGAATCGCTTTTAAAAATCGTCGTGCTTTATTGGGTAATCAAGGACAAAATAATGATAAAATAGATATTGTTAATTATCTGGATCTAACCCCAGAATTGTATTTAGAAACTGCTAATCAAGATTGGCAACAAGCTTGGAAAATCACCGAAGAATTAGTGAAATTAATTCAGCAAGAAACAGAGGAAAAAGGCGCTAAATTTCTTGCCGTTACCCTCAGTAATCCTGCTCAAGTTTATCCTAATCCATCGCAAAGAAAACAATACTTAGCGCAAGCCAGAATTACCGATGAATTTTACCCAGATAAACGAATTAAGCAATTAGGAGAAAAAGAGAGTTTTGAGGTGTTAAACCTAGCTCCCCAATTTCAAGCCTATGCCGATAAAAACAAAACCTTTTTACACGGTTTTGAGAATACTGTTCTCGGTAGCGGACACTGGAATGAAAAAGGACATCAATTAGCGGGAGAATTAATCACAAAAAAGGTCTGTGAAACCTTTTAA
- the cobA gene encoding uroporphyrinogen-III C-methyltransferase, whose protein sequence is MTNSTHKPCLGKVYLVGAGPGDPGLMTLKGKTLLEHADVVVYDALVSPPILGMISDRAEKINAGKRRGRHSKLQDETTQLLIEKAQTHAIVVRLKGGDPFVFGRGGEEMEDLIKANIPVEVVPGITAGIAAPAYAGIPVTHRGYSSSVTFVTGHEAVGKYRPDINWTAIAQGSETIVIYMGLHNLANIVEQLQAGGLKTQTPIALIRWGTRPEQTELVGTLGTILEQIQQQQFEAPAIAIIGNTVNLHDCLALGSPQL, encoded by the coding sequence ATGACTAATTCAACCCATAAACCCTGTTTAGGGAAAGTGTACCTTGTCGGCGCAGGACCTGGCGATCCGGGTCTAATGACCCTCAAAGGCAAAACCCTCCTTGAACACGCGGATGTAGTCGTCTACGATGCCCTAGTGAGTCCTCCGATTTTAGGGATGATTAGCGATCGCGCGGAAAAAATCAACGCCGGAAAACGCCGAGGCCGTCATTCCAAATTACAAGACGAAACCACCCAATTATTGATTGAAAAAGCCCAAACCCATGCCATTGTGGTGAGACTCAAAGGCGGTGATCCCTTCGTCTTTGGTCGGGGAGGAGAAGAAATGGAAGATTTAATTAAGGCTAACATTCCTGTGGAAGTCGTTCCAGGGATCACCGCCGGAATTGCTGCTCCGGCCTACGCGGGTATCCCCGTCACCCATCGCGGGTATAGTTCTTCAGTGACGTTTGTCACTGGTCATGAAGCTGTGGGGAAGTATCGCCCCGATATTAATTGGACTGCTATCGCCCAAGGGTCAGAAACCATCGTTATTTACATGGGACTTCATAATTTAGCCAATATCGTCGAACAACTACAAGCTGGAGGGTTAAAGACCCAGACTCCTATTGCCCTCATTCGGTGGGGGACACGACCCGAACAAACCGAATTAGTGGGGACTTTAGGAACCATTCTCGAACAAATTCAACAACAACAGTTTGAAGCTCCTGCGATCGCTATTATTGGCAATACCGTTAATCTTCATGATTGCTTAGCCTTGGGTTCCCCTCAGCTTTAG
- a CDS encoding serine/threonine protein kinase, which yields MSLCINPHCANPENQDTQLFCQSCGSELLLDGRYRVIEQLGGGGFGKTYEVKDCSLTNFSPGISSSKVLKVLLNNHPKHIELFEREAQFLSRFNHPGIPKVEPDAYFTFHIHKNSTPIHCLVMEKIEGLNLKQYVTQRGKGISQKRAIQWLIQLVVILYEIHNQNFFHRDIKPSNIMLRADGQLVLIDFGTAREVTDTYLSKESVGQVTGLFSAGYSPFEQLNGHAVPQSDFFALGRTFVYLMTSKHPSELYNSSTDELQWHHDVEDLSREFADLLDRIMARSPDQRPQTAAIILQELERLYSKLYGTDSFSTKTPVNLPRNSFSDDSIDPRSLSRLPLPNNAPGGGGPSELDAHFVERCQKELAELIGPMAGLLCQKTLKKNPCQSETEFVRALAQKIPDPQKAQQFQDRILS from the coding sequence ATGAGCCTCTGTATTAATCCCCACTGTGCCAATCCTGAAAATCAGGATACACAACTATTCTGTCAAAGCTGTGGCTCGGAGTTACTGCTCGACGGACGCTATCGTGTGATTGAACAATTAGGTGGGGGAGGATTTGGCAAAACCTACGAAGTTAAAGACTGTTCTTTAACGAACTTTAGCCCTGGTATTAGCTCGTCTAAAGTCCTTAAGGTTTTGTTAAATAACCATCCCAAGCATATTGAATTATTTGAAAGAGAAGCTCAATTTCTAAGTCGGTTCAATCATCCAGGTATCCCGAAAGTGGAACCCGACGCTTATTTTACTTTTCATATCCATAAAAATTCTACACCCATTCACTGCTTAGTGATGGAGAAAATTGAAGGACTCAATCTTAAGCAATATGTAACTCAACGAGGGAAAGGCATTTCTCAAAAACGGGCGATTCAATGGCTAATACAGCTTGTGGTGATTTTATATGAGATTCATAATCAAAACTTTTTCCATCGTGATATTAAACCTTCCAACATCATGCTCCGTGCTGACGGACAATTAGTCTTAATCGATTTTGGCACGGCTAGAGAAGTCACCGATACTTATCTGTCTAAAGAATCGGTGGGTCAGGTTACTGGATTATTTTCGGCAGGATACAGCCCCTTTGAACAACTCAATGGCCACGCTGTTCCTCAATCCGATTTTTTTGCCTTGGGACGCACCTTTGTCTACTTGATGACGAGTAAACACCCTAGTGAGCTTTACAATTCCAGTACAGATGAACTGCAATGGCACCATGACGTTGAGGATCTCTCCCGTGAATTTGCTGATCTCCTTGATCGGATTATGGCGCGATCGCCCGACCAAAGACCTCAAACAGCAGCCATTATTTTACAGGAATTGGAACGCTTATACAGTAAATTGTACGGAACCGATAGTTTTTCTACCAAGACTCCCGTGAATCTTCCTCGTAATTCTTTCTCTGATGACTCCATTGATCCTCGTTCCCTTTCCCGACTTCCCCTACCCAATAATGCCCCAGGGGGAGGTGGTCCAAGTGAATTAGATGCCCATTTTGTCGAACGCTGTCAAAAAGAGTTGGCAGAATTGATCGGTCCTATGGCTGGTCTTCTTTGTCAGAAAACATTGAAAAAAAACCCCTGTCAATCTGAGACGGAGTTTGTCAGAGCTTTAGCCCAAAAAATTCCTGATCCCCAAAAAGCTCAGCAGTTTCAAGATCGAATCCTCAGTTAA
- a CDS encoding S1 family peptidase: MQWTLNYQKFWLIFLGIVISSEVAIAVPKPLEKIAKEITVRVVGKSGGTGILIDRRKNSYTVLTNAHVFKQPGERAIITNDGKCYPIIPKTIQTLPQLDLAVLVFSSPVNYSLAKMGKSEQLTPNQTVYVSGWAASGGTLHSRVFLITEGELTKTNSSLPLGYRLTYTNLVRVGMSGGSVLDEQGNVVGINGIVHFANNTSDQIVASAIPINSFIPWYNQHKNKLPLPPVTTTKCQNNWQ; the protein is encoded by the coding sequence ATGCAATGGACTTTAAACTATCAAAAATTCTGGTTAATATTCTTAGGAATAGTTATTAGTAGTGAAGTAGCGATCGCTGTTCCTAAACCCCTTGAAAAAATAGCCAAAGAAATTACCGTTCGTGTTGTGGGAAAAAGCGGAGGAACAGGTATTTTAATTGATCGTCGTAAAAATAGCTATACTGTTCTCACCAACGCCCATGTTTTTAAACAACCAGGAGAACGCGCTATTATTACTAATGATGGCAAATGTTACCCCATAATCCCTAAAACTATTCAAACCCTTCCCCAATTAGATCTCGCTGTTTTAGTCTTTTCTAGTCCTGTAAATTATTCCTTAGCCAAAATGGGTAAATCTGAGCAATTAACCCCCAATCAAACTGTTTATGTCAGTGGATGGGCTGCTTCTGGGGGAACATTACACTCTCGCGTTTTTTTAATCACAGAAGGAGAATTAACAAAAACTAATTCTTCCCTTCCTTTAGGCTACCGTTTAACCTATACTAACCTAGTTAGAGTGGGGATGAGTGGCGGCTCAGTATTAGATGAACAAGGAAACGTTGTCGGAATTAATGGAATAGTACACTTTGCTAATAATACCTCGGATCAAATCGTTGCTTCAGCCATTCCCATTAATAGTTTTATTCCTTGGTATAATCAACATAAAAACAAGCTTCCCTTACCACCAGTGACTACAACTAAATGTCAAAATAATTGGCAATAG
- a CDS encoding sirohydrochlorin chelatase produces MYPRLSRSSHRYEFLENARNNWYKKRFFPNTSALTMTSAYLLVTHGSRDRRPQIALENLAILVKQRLSVRTPIIIETASLELTPIPLAQKIEQLALKSKNLTIIPLFLLPGVHVREDIPKEIAIAQQNTGGGVTIKLAPYLGSYSRLPHLIARQFGEDLANGKILIGHGSRYPQGNQPLQDLATHLNALDAYWSVKPSLNDQFSTLIDQGKETITIVPYFLFAGGITQAIAQQVQQLQSTWPQVHLQYGQPLGATPELAQLIVEEIEND; encoded by the coding sequence ATGTATCCCCGCTTGTCCCGTTCAAGCCATCGCTACGAATTTTTAGAAAATGCTCGAAATAATTGGTACAAAAAGCGTTTCTTCCCTAACACTTCTGCTCTGACAATGACTTCAGCTTACCTTCTAGTCACCCACGGTAGCCGCGATCGCCGTCCTCAAATTGCCCTAGAAAACCTCGCTATCCTAGTTAAACAACGATTATCCGTCAGAACACCCATTATTATCGAAACCGCCTCCCTAGAATTAACTCCAATTCCCTTAGCCCAGAAAATTGAGCAATTAGCCCTCAAGTCCAAAAATCTGACAATTATCCCCTTATTTTTATTGCCGGGCGTTCATGTCAGGGAAGATATACCGAAAGAAATTGCGATCGCTCAACAAAACACAGGAGGAGGCGTTACGATAAAACTAGCTCCCTATCTTGGTAGCTATTCAAGATTACCCCACCTCATTGCGCGACAATTTGGAGAGGATCTCGCCAACGGAAAAATCCTCATAGGTCACGGCAGTCGCTATCCCCAGGGAAATCAACCCCTTCAAGACCTAGCAACCCACTTAAACGCTTTAGATGCCTATTGGTCTGTCAAACCCAGTTTAAACGACCAATTTTCGACCCTAATTGACCAAGGAAAGGAAACCATCACCATCGTGCCCTATTTTCTCTTTGCGGGTGGTATTACCCAAGCGATCGCGCAACAAGTCCAACAATTACAATCAACTTGGCCTCAGGTACACCTTCAATACGGTCAGCCTTTGGGGGCTACTCCTGAATTAGCCCAATTAATTGTAGAAGAGATAGAAAATGACTAA